The genomic segment GAAAGTCAGTTAAACTCCCAAATCCTACATTTAGGGCAGATGGTAGTTTTGATCATACATTGGGGTTTGGATTCGATTCTGTTACGAATGACTACAAGGTGGTAAGAATATCACAAACTTCTGGTATGCCACCTGTTGTTGAGCTTTATAAGTTAAGTACCGGTGTTTGGAAAGACATTAGTGATGTCGCTCTGTCTCATTTATTCTTTTGCAATGAACCACAAGTGTATATGAATGGAGCTTCCCATTGGGTTGCTTTCATGTGGGAAAAAGGACCAAGTCCGAGTATGATTGTTTCGTTTAATATGCATCATGAGACATTCTTTTTAATAATGTTGCCTAATAGTTTAGTTTATGGGATACGGCAACAATGTGGAGTGTTCCTTTTTGTATCAGATGAGTCACTTTGTTTAGTTAATCATAAATATGACAGAACAACTGATATTTGGATGATGAAAGAGTATGCTGATGAAGAATCATGGGTGaaacaatataacattagttcTCGTCACATTCCATATGAGCCCGAGGTTAATCATTACTTGATAAAGCCAATGGCTACAAGGAAAAATGGTGAAATGTTGTGGAAAGAATGCAATGGACTATTGGTGTCAGTTAATCATGCAGATGAAGAGATAAAGGATCCTGGCGTTCATGACTTTATAGATAACAATCACCTGTTTCACGATTCACTTTATGTTAATTCTTACAAAGAGAGTCTTGTTTTACTTGACAAATGGAAAGATTATTGTGCTGAAGATGCTTATGGAGAGTCATTCAATTCACGGAAGCGAAAGCCCAAAGGTGGGAGAAAGAAGTTGTTAAAGACAAACGCCAAAAATAGACTACGGATTGCATCTCTCTTGCACATCAGTGGATTGCTGTATGtgttaaaaatgaaaggaaaatggctgcagagaaaagaaaggaagaaaatgcaAGTCAAAAGACATTCATTGGCTATTTATCGCCATTAACTATGTTGCACCTGATTTATAGCCTGTGGCTATGTTGTAGCTTTTGGTAAATGCAGAAAAAAGTTAGTGGAAATGGTTACTTGAGttttgcatattttgtataaGAAACAAACCACAAATCTGCAAAAGTTTCTTTCTGCATATTATTCTTTTAAGTCATTTAGTTCAGTATGTTTTTGGCTAAAGTTTAAATGCTGATTCCTTATACATATGACAGCTTGTTTTTGTTAAATTGATAATATTATGTTGTGTAATATTTCCATCTATCTTGAAATATGGTGAAAAACCAGAGTTATTGCTTCTAGCCAAATTTGTCAGTAGTAGGACACTTACTGCCTGGTAATACTGAAAACATTTACATGAACATAATTAGTTTTCTTTATCATATGCCTTGTAAGAGGACTTCTTTCTTTGTATTTTGTTGATCTTACCACAGGTGTGATTGGCTAATGCTTGTTGGTTCCTCCATCTTCCTAGTCTCTTCTACATCTTCCTGGTAGGAGATTAGCCTTTGTCTTAGCTGAAGATTTCAATTCTAGTTGCCATTTGCATGCATTTTTATTTCGGGTTTATCTGAAGCACTAGAAAGTTCATGCAGCCACTAGCTAGTGCTGAAATATTTTTGCTTATAGAAAGGAAATTGTTTGGGTTTTTTTGTCTGGTAGCTTTTAAATTATTGCTTTAATATTGCTCGTTCT from the Lycium ferocissimum isolate CSIRO_LF1 chromosome 11, AGI_CSIRO_Lferr_CH_V1, whole genome shotgun sequence genome contains:
- the LOC132036511 gene encoding F-box/kelch-repeat protein At3g06240-like, which gives rise to MFLTHLNREMSEYLPQELMIDIFLRLPIKSILRFTSVSKSWYSLLTSPDFISMHLNRKQDEHILVRHFSSNPENEIYTLFSDNDNLDEYAQFDLPFNCSNYFFDIVGTCNGILCLNNDMCLWSAFYLWNPSIRKSVKLPNPTFRADGSFDHTLGFGFDSVTNDYKVVRISQTSGMPPVVELYKLSTGVWKDISDVALSHLFFCNEPQVYMNGASHWVAFMWEKGPSPSMIVSFNMHHETFFLIMLPNSLVYGIRQQCGVFLFVSDESLCLVNHKYDRTTDIWMMKEYADEESWVKQYNISSRHIPYEPEVNHYLIKPMATRKNGEMLWKECNGLLVSVNHADEEIKDPGVHDFIDNNHLFHDSLYVNSYKESLVLLDKWKDYCAEDAYGESFNSRKRKPKGGRKKLLKTNAKNRLRIASLLHISGLLYVLKMKGKWLQRKERKKMQVKRHSLAIYRH